The Primulina huaijiensis isolate GDHJ02 chromosome 9, ASM1229523v2, whole genome shotgun sequence genomic interval ACATCACCAATGGGAGTCCATGCTCCCCCTGCATTTGCCGCTATTACAACAACAGCACCCAGAAGCCTGCGAAGACAATTTTTTATCATCACATTCTCGAGATCTATATAGCTACATGCAATGTAAAATTCAACAGATATTTGCTCAACCAGGCTGATATCACTTTCTAATTGATGTTTTTTAATCTCCAATCCATGTCCCAGTGGATTAAACTTTAACTATTAAAATCTTTAGACATACTCAGTAGAAAAAATCGTGTGTCATGTTGATATAGAGTGTTTAGTGTTTGCAACTACATTTTGCTAATACAGACTTTTGAAAAGCTTCTTATTGAACTTGCAAAAAAGAGCACAATATCAATCAAAGAGAAATTTAGTTATACATTGATTCGATATGAGGAGACGAAGGTATATGATCAGATCTTTCGGCCTCAACTAATATTTATGTGAGTATAGGAAGAATGAATGATCAAATTGTAAACTCTAAATGCTACAAGTTGTTCTTTCAAGAAGCTTTTCACATTTTTCCATCATGGAATGATCTGTGGGTAAATAATTATATTCACTCCATGCttttaaatcatcaaaaaaGCTATAACGTAACATGGTCAGAGTAACTGAATACTTCAACAATTAGTTATTATAATTacctcacacacacacaaaaaaaagttaaaacttACTTCCGATATTCAGAAGGAGGTACCAATTTTCTCAACAATGACACCATTACAATGGTAGAGGTCAGGTTGTCAAGGATTGAGCTGAGGAAAAATGTTGCAAAACCTACCTGGTATTATTAGGATAAATAAGTCAAACACTACATGATCAATCCTGAACTAACATAAGAAGTTGGTGTGAAACATAGATATCATAGAACCTCATCTCAAGAAGAATAGACACTCTCCACGAAACACGTTTAATTTGAACTAAACTTCGCCAAGAGTCTATgccaaaatttaaaatgaaaataaaggtGAGCTTGCAAAAGCAATTGAAAATCACACCGAGTACTTGTAGTTTTCTGTCATCTTGGACTCCGGGAGTCTGATGACAGCTTTTAATTGCATACAGATTGAACAATGAAATACAATGAAGGTAAAATAAAATGAGCTCGGTGACACAATTAGACATTCATTAGTATAAACAATTAAACAAAGTCACAATAATACACGCTATTTAATATAAGTATGGTGTTTCAAAACATTTACCACCCAAAGCAGAGTTCTTGGTTTACGAGTGGTAATATTGTCAGTGACCAGCTTGAATCCTTGATGAGCATCGACTATCTCAACAATGGTCATTGCACCAAGCAAGAAAAATACTATTTCACTGACTTCAGCAGATGCATGAGACAACTCTGCAATAGCTACCTCGGTAGAAGGGGCCTGCCCAATGACATTGGATGGCCTAGATTCATTATGTTTGATTGAATGAGAAACGGCGACCGATAATTTGCCAATGTTTACTTGTAACGTACATAATATATAACAGAAAACAATTAGGTAGGAGATAATATTTCCCAACTAGTCaaagatatcatttttatgGATTACAGGATTGAAAGATACCCTTGGATACTGACATCCCAAACCAATGGATACTACAGTTTTTTATGGATTGAGAAATCTAGAATAAAAAGTAACCTCACGCCGTAGAGAACTGAGAAATGATAGACCGAGGCTAAGACATGGTATATATTCATGATCCAAGTGGCTAATATCTTACCCCAATGCTCCGTACCACCCACAAACCGACAGCCATTAGAAGTCCTACTCCGCTTTTATTGAATGCCAGAGATTCTTCAAATATTATTCCAGCATAGCCAATTCCAAAAAGCAATTCCATTGCAAAATTCTGAAGCACATATTAGACCGGTCCAACCACCAATTTTCATTAAACTTTAATTCATTCAATGGCCAACATGAATGACGAAAAACTTCAGAATGCCAAAGATTAACCTGGTTTTCTGCCACCCACGAATGATTTATTGCCAATGCTCCAGTTCCGGCAACTGCAAGAATTGCAACGGCTTTCAGAAGATCTGTCTTCGGTTGGTAATTGGCTGCATAATCTTTAGAGCTTGTTTCATCAAGGGAACATAAAGGATCACATGTTCCAGATTGATTCAAGTCCTAGCATAATGATAAATATGTTCAAACATTGCACCAATCAACTTCGAATTAAAAGAGGGTAAAAACAGGACATTGCAAGTAGTTAGCTAAATTCATGACCCAGAAGCTTGACAAAATTAGTTAGTAACACCTGTGAAATGCTTTTGGAAAACATAACTAGGAAACCTTGACGACCAGCAAGTCTCATAAGTCACACAAAGAATTATTTCTATTTGCAGTATTTAATGACAGAGAACCCAGCCTGTGATAGTATCCTAAAAAACtttagatatttaaaaaatgtattgCTTGAGCCTCCCAATTTGATCTCCCACTTCTCTAAATCTAAAATTACCAAGCAAGACTAATTAGCTGGTGCTTTATGATTTATGAAGCaggacttttttttttattcgaaaaaaaaaaacgttCCAGAAGAATCGCTTTCATAACCGAACTCGCTTATCATTTCAACGAAAGCTCTTTTTTTAAGCTTCGTTATATAACTACTTCAACTGAACACAATCAGACACATAACTACATAACTTCAAATGCAAATTAGAACTAACAGATTGTAAACTTCCAAGAACAGATATTCAATAacgacaaaaaaaaatcaagttttagGAGAACCTGAAGCGGGTTGTCTGAATTGGATTGAAACTGGTTTTGCTGCTGAGCCGAAGAAGCAGAAAAACTATCTCTGGCCTTATCTTCAGCCCGTGCAAGAAGCAGCCCATTTCTGTGCAATACAAATCTTTTGCAATCTCTTTGTCTCAACCAAGATACAGTAGCAGATAAAGGCCTTTCATTTTTCTTGAAATTGTCAAACGACGGATTACAAAAGTTAGTTTTAATTGGATGTGAGAGTACTGCAGCAGACATTACTGTAAACATAAATATAAAGATAGGAACTTGAAAGGTGACAGTGAATGGAGTGGAAGGAATTATGGAAAGGGCTTCATATGCCTCAGGTGGAAAGAGGAGATTCTTGACTCATCACTTTTCCGGTCAAATTAAATAAGACGTAGATGAAAACCCGCTTTTAAAAAACGCGCCTTTTTATATTCTCGTGAATTATACCAACCAAAAATTGTCTagatcttttaaaaataaaataaaaatttagatgTGTAATTGAgagtatttaaaattttattaacgcCATATTCAAAATTTAGAGATGATAAATTAGTAACCTCCCCTatataaaatgtaatttaatATTATCTCTTTTGTCGTGTAATAAATATAAGTGTCAAAtacaataaatacattatatgtgaatgcaaaaaattaatttaaatcaattattttaagCAACTCTAGAGGCGAGTAGATCGTGACATACACGATACATGTGGTAAGTGAAAATAGAGAAAgaagttttctttattattttaaaatggaaaTTGTCAATTATTGAAATAATAGTAGAAGAGAAAATAACATGAATTATaaagaataggtctcttgtgagacggccTCACGAATCTtcatatgtgagacgggtcaattctaccgatattcacaataaaaagtaatactcttagcataaaaaaaatattttttcatggatgatacAAATAAGATATTCATATCACAACACAAGTTTGTgtcaattattataaaatatgaaattgagccataaataaataatttgatattataaaaaagtttcacgaacatataaaaaattaggtaccctatattttaattaattcatagtgtgtgtgtttatatatatatatatatatatatatattgataaacatatatttttgtttGCAATGAAATTTCTCATGGTGCATTTGggttattaatttaaaatttatggatttcgattgtttttatgtttaaaacgAAACAATACATCAAATGTTAAATCCACATTTTACTTATTTACATATTAATACAAActatattgaatttttaatggtattattattatatgaacttaaatttcatttttttaatataaaatattatataaatatatttaaaaaatatttatctaaacaattaaaatatatttgaaattcgacCCACAAACCGACCTAATTTGCATGAGTGAGTGAGAGCTGCTTCAAAAAGGCTatcgtaattttaaatttaatgatcGATATTTTGCCACATCAACGATAGCATACGTGTCGAAATTTCCTTTCCCGAAAAATCGTATTGGTTTCTACAAATAAATTGAGTTAAAATCCTAAATCTTGATAGCAATTGGAAGGCTATGGCGGCCGCGACGCAGATTTCTTCTCCTCTCTGTTGCTACTTTCGCGGTAGATTTCGTTGCCGCTTTGCTACTGTTCACTTTTCAAAGCTCTTTGTTCTAACTACCATTCTCGCTGCTCCGAATTAATTCCATTTTGCAGATGTTGGCGTGATTATTCCAGCAGACACTGTTGCCTTTACCCGTGTCCCGCGCAAATTCGGAACCGTATTTGCCACCGGCTCTCCTCTCTGTAAGATATATTTGCTTGTTTTTTGCTGTCCCCGATAAGTTTTGATTGTAATGTATGCTTGCTGTAACTTTCACAATTCGCGATTGTTGTGGAGAAACGGAAATGATTATGCTTATCTTTCTCTCGCTTCTCGATTCAGTTGATCGTTTTGGTACcttttttttggttatttaaACTGCCAATGTTAAAATGGAGCGGAACTGAATTTTTTAATAGTACCGATTGATGTATTGTGTGgctgtttattttatttatgtatttcgTGGAGTGTGGAGAGAAGCTAATTGTTTTCGAAAAAATTCCATTTGAGGTTAATCGTGAGCTTGTAAATAGAACAGTTGGTCGTGCCGTCGTGGGGCTAGACTTCGCAGGGAGCGATAAAGAACTCGAAAAAATTCTCTGCTATAGGGTGGATGGTTTTGTTTCTTCGCTGAGTAAATCAATAGCTACAGTCTCGTGGGTTTGTTTGTGGTCATGTTCTCGATTTCAAGTATTATCATCGGCAACAGTAGaagttttttaagaaaaaattagacaaatttaattttttttttttctggtcTGGGGTTCTCTCATGAACGCATGGCTCAGTTATTTACTTATTGGGGTCTGTTGTCATGTGCTTCAGTTCAGGTGTTATCATAAGAGATTGTGATATATTTAGAACACACTTCTGCTTAGGCCCTGGTGAAGATGGACTTGGTTCAAGGAATTTGATAGTAATCTCGCTAATGTTTTATTTCTTTTCCAGTGATTCAGAAACCATTTTACCAGAGATTTACAgctcaaaattcaaaatatgtttCCATAAGATGTGAGCAGAGCACCAAGGAGGGGAATGGATTAGATATATGGATTGGGAGACTGGCAATGGTAGGCTTTACTGTGGCTATTAGCATTGAAGTCGCGACAGGCAAAGGACTTCTAGAGGTATTTCATCTGTACAAATACTTTTGTTGAGATTTTGAATCTTCTATGGACAATTGCTTGAGTTTGAATTTTCTAATTCTTCTTAGTTATTCTGGGGCAGAGCAGGCGGCGGGGCTATGGGCACACGTTGGGCCCTCTTAaacgaaaaaaattaaattttatatgtgATATTTTCGGAAAAAAATTCACGTTCCGCCCCCTCTTCCAAATCTATTGAATTGCTCTCTCTTATTCGGCCTTGCCCCTTTCGTCCCCAAATCTTGGGTCTGCCCTGGTTATGTGCTTTGTAATTTTGGTCCGAGTAACATCGTATATACTCAATGTAAGGCATTTCTTATGATAACCTTAGTTGGAAATGAGGATGCACATGATTTTATATGATCTTTTAAGTTCATTGTATGATAATCTCTTCTGATTATGTTCTAAGTGACTTTAATTTGTTCTTTATCCTAAAAGAAGGGAGATACTAGATAATACCATTTGGCTTTAATCATTAGTATAGCATAGAGTAAAAATGAAACCATAGCTGTGGAGGGTATTTGAAAAgaccaaaagaaaagaaagagttGACATTTTATTCGGGTGTTTACACACCACGGCAAGCTTTTTGTTCAGGCACAGGCGATGCATGATTCAGCACCCTTGATGTCTCCATATCCTCCCCCATCTTAGAAAGCCTAAATCTGTGAGGCTTTTGCGGAGATTCGGAACTGTTGCTTGTATTATATATCACAATCTAAGTCACATGGGCACGAGCAACAAGACTTTAAATAATGGACTCTGCTAGAAACTACTTGTTGTCCTTGTTCATTTCGCAAATAATAATTGCTGGAAGAGTCCATTGTATAGTTTTATAAAACCATGTCCACCTCTTCTGTAATCCAAGAAAGGGCGGGAAAACTTTTTGCTCCGAAAAGTGACGAATTATAGTGAAATATTGACTCTTCCTATTTTCAGAATGTTGGGCTGATAACACCATTGCCCATAGCAGCATTGGCAGTTACATCACTGGTGGGAGCTCTACTCGCAGTCTTCATCTTTCAATCTGCATCCAACAATTGATCAGCTACATTTCTTTCTTCTCTCATTTCGATTTTCAAATCTTCTTCTGTTGAGTTACTATTTTTTGTCCATGTATAATcactatatatacatatactggccaattaatatatcatatttgttTTTAACATTTTTGTGATATTTGTGTGCATGCTCGGgcaaattatatttcaaagtgaatacttgaattttttttaaaaaaagctacATTTAAAATCTGCAGTAGTCGATTTGTTAGGATTAAATTGGTGATTAAACCTAATAACTCACGTTGGAGGTTCATCAAAGTTTTAATTTACCCTCAAATTGAGTCAAAGGGGAGACGGGTCCAACTGagaatgataaattttcattctAAAAGTTGAATAGGAAAATGTCAGGATCTATTGAGATTTCACATAGTTGTAGTAATATTtgtatcataatataaatatatttttagaaaacaTTTATACAATGTTTATACAAACGTTGAaaatagtttttgtttttatttataaattaaagtaGATGCAAAATCTAAAAAGTCATCATTTCTAAAATATCActtttttaaaagagtttttgTGACCAAATAACgtactgttttttttaaaaaaaaaaagtggaacGGCTTGGTTGGAGAAACAACGGACTAAAggtactttttttaaaaaaataaataaataaataaatttctccAACCAAACCGTTTCAAAATGAAAGTCACAAGTTAAAATTGCATCTAAGGCC includes:
- the LOC140984713 gene encoding sodium/proton antiporter 1 encodes the protein MFTVMSAAVLSHPIKTNFCNPSFDNFKKNERPLSATVSWLRQRDCKRFVLHRNGLLLARAEDKARDSFSASSAQQQNQFQSNSDNPLQDLNQSGTCDPLCSLDETSSKDYAANYQPKTDLLKAVAILAVAGTGALAINHSWVAENQNFAMELLFGIGYAGIIFEESLAFNKSGVGLLMAVGLWVVRSIGAPSTEVAIAELSHASAEVSEIVFFLLGAMTIVEIVDAHQGFKLVTDNITTRKPRTLLWVVGFATFFLSSILDNLTSTIVMVSLLRKLVPPSEYRKLLGAVVVIAANAGGAWTPIGDVTTTMLWIHGQISTLPTMKDLALPSVVSLAVPLALMSLTSEVNGKGQSAEDVLASETMAPRGKLVLFVGLGALVFVPVFKALTGLPPYMGILLGLGVLWILTDAIHYGESERQRLKVPQALSRIDTQGALFFLGILLSVSSLEAAGILRELANYLDANIPSVELIASSIGFVSAIIDNVPLVAAAMGMYDLSSFPQDSEFWQLVAYCAGTGGSMLVIGSAAGVAFMGMEKVDFFWYLRKVSGFAFAGYVAGIAAYLAAHHLPVSLPTTLADVPFLSGS
- the LOC140985418 gene encoding stress enhanced protein 1, chloroplastic-like, which translates into the protein MAAATQISSPLCCYFRDVGVIIPADTVAFTRVPRKFGTVFATGSPLLIQKPFYQRFTAQNSKYVSIRCEQSTKEGNGLDIWIGRLAMVGFTVAISIEVATGKGLLENVGLITPLPIAALAVTSLVGALLAVFIFQSASNN